From Lewinellaceae bacterium:
GCCGCCACATTGGAGGCGCCACAAACGATGGATAAATCTTCTCCTGAACCGATGTCTACGGTGGTCAGGGATAATTTATCTGCGTTGGGATGCTTCTCACAAGTAAGCACCTTGCCAATGAGGATACCTTCCAGACTGCCGGGAATGGATTCGAAAGCTTCCATACCTTCCACTTCCAGGCCTAAGCCGGTGAGCATATCTGCCACTTCTTCAGCAGGATAGTCGATATCCAGGTACGCTTTCAACCAGTTATAGGAGATTTTCATCCAACGTATCAATTTGCGAAGAGCAAAGATAGGATTATAGGTCCAGTATAATCGGAAACTGTGTAAGATTCACACGTGGAGAACCGGAATTACCGGATTACTATAGGGTATTGGCACCACTGAGAAAGGCAATCATAAAGGCAAACGCCGTAATGACAATGCCATACATGAAGAAATTGTAACAATGGCGCAGATAGGTGTATTTCTGGCCCAGGGCTTTACCGAGATAAAATAAGTCACGGGTTATCGACTGATCCAGCCGGTCATCTTCTGCGACAATGTGCTTGATCCCGCGTTCGTAATCTTCGTACGTCATTTTGAAGAAGTTGCCAAAGAAAAACAGATTGGATTTGTTTTTATCGATGTCTTCCTGCAGGGTTATCCCGGACATCTTTACGGGCCGCGTAGCCAGGGTGGCGAAGATAATGGCAATGACACACACCACGATGAGCATCAGCGTTGGTATCAGCAGTTGCTGGTTGCTTTTCAGGATGCTGCCTAAAAATGGCAGTGAAATGGAAAGGATCAGTGCATTGACGGAAAGCATGTGATTTGCCTTATTATCCGCAATCGAACTGAGGTTTACGTGATTCCGCAAGGATGTCTTGAATTGATTTTGCGCCGGGCGGTTTTGAGCCAGCGACCGGGAAAGATGCGAACTCGGTCTCAGGGCCTTGGCTTGTTCCAGCAATTGTTCCTGGCGCTTAAGCAGCAGGAGATCCAGGTTGGCTTCCTTGCCTTTGCCCAGCAGTTTTTTTCCTTCCTCCGAATAATATTCATGATGGGTGAAGAAGTCAATATTGGTTTTCAGCCATCCTTTTTTCTTGATCTTATCATCGTGTATGGCTGTCAATTCCTGTCTCAACCTCTCGGACCATATGGCATAATCGGGATCAGCCAGATTTGCGACGTCGGCATCTTTGAGCAACGCCTGCAGGTGGGTCGTCGGTTTGACATCCCTTCTGGTTGCCTCAATCACCTGACAAACGGTCTTGATCGTACCTTCCGGCACCTCATTTTCTTTGAGGAATTTGCGGGCAATATCTTTGGATTGATCTTCATGCTGATCGTAATCGTAAATGAATCCGGCATCATGAAATAAAGCGGCGAGCAATAGTATCTCCGTATCCTCCGGATTGAGTTTAGCCATATGGCCTAACTTCCGGGCTTGTTCAAAGACTTTCTCAGTATGCTCCCAGTTGTGATAAGCATATTCGGGTCCCAATTCCCGGTGTAGTAAATCCTTGACAAAAGCTTCAGCGATGGAAATCCGATCTGTGGCCATACCTTTTAAAAACGCTTCCAATCAAAGGTAACGATAATTTACCATTGGCTTAACGGAGTATTTCTGGGACCGGTCAGGATTTTTTTGGGTGGAAAACCAACAGGGTTGCCGCGCCGTGTTTGCCTTCGTTGGCGATGTACAAGGTTCCGTCCGGAGCAAAACACATCGACTCCGGTTGAGGATAAAGCAAGGATGACAACCGTTGCCAGCTTTTGATTTTGCCTTTAGGGTCCAGTACCAGCAATTGTGGCTCCGGAGAAGAAAGGACAAAAAGTTCACCTGTAAGCGGGTTGAGGGCAATCGATGATGAATGGAAGTCGATCTTGTCAGGCACCTTGAGTCCGGTATTATTCTGTGCCTTGATAAATGACCTGATCTTGTCATCGCTGATAGAAAAGCGGGACTTCGAGGAGGCGTCCAGGTTATTGGGATCAATGGCGATCACTGCACGCTCTTCATCATGCTGGTCTTCTTTTGCCGCCACCCATAATCCATGGCCATCTTCGGTAACCGTCAAACCTTCCACATTGTGCTTTTTACCCCAGAATGATGGTAACCGCCGGGAGGTTTTGTTTTTTGGATCAATTTGCCACAATTTCGCTTCGCTGGTCACCACGTAGCAATAACCATCCATCCACTCCAGCGCCTCATAATCGTCCTTGGGGCCAAACTGAAAGTTGGTAATATTAATTTCCTGATCCTGCGGAACCATTTTAAACAACAACCCATCCTCATCCTGAATGGCCCATAAAGTATCGTCGTACCATGCCAGTCCGGATATTTCCCTCAATATACCCGGAAGCTGATAGGTTGCATCCGGTTCACCGGTTTCATAGGGGAGAGGAGCACCAATAACCGGAGTCGTCAATTGACAATGCAGTTGCCATATTGACAAGATCAAACCCCACAGGACCATCAATTTATTCCAGGAACCTACCACCCCGGCACCAGATTTATTCCAAAACTACCTTTGGTGTTCTTCTGAATGGGGAAGGCCAGATAGGGTTCCACGATCAAAGCACCGAAAACATTGATCCGTAATCCCAAACCGGTACTGAAGACCACTGCCGGTTTAGTGGTTAATGGACCCTCGGCAGGATCTTTGAATTCCGAGAAACTGTCAAAAGCCACACCGCCATCGATGAAGTAGTTCAGCTCGGTGAACAATGCCTTTGACTTGATCAGGGACAGGCGCTCTGGTCCGGTAAATGGCAATCGTGTCTCAAAGTTGACCATCGCCATTTTACTTCCGCTGAGCTGATTGAAGTTGATGCCATAGCGCTGTTCGATCTCATCACGCAATCCGTAGCGATAACCGTGGACAAGACCCATTTCACCGATAAAGAGCGGATAGAATGCATTGGCATCCACGCCGAAGCGCGAATATTGCATCGCCCTGAAGGCAAAGGTAACCGGATTGACCCGTATGTATTTTCGCACGTCGATGAGGGTTGTATAAAAGTCATACCCACCGAAATATTTCTCTGCACCAATCCGGTAGCGGTATCCAGCCAGGGGAGAAGTGAGGCCGAAATAGGAGTTGTCTCCCACCAATGCCACATTTGCATTATGCATGAATGTTTTGCGGATGATATATCCTCCCAGGTTCAGGTCGCCCTCGAGCTTTTGCCTTTCACGCTCCTGATAGATGAGCTGACCGAAACCGTCGTAATAGTTGTGGTACTGGTCCCATCGAAAATACCGGTACGACGTACCGATGCTACCTTCTACTCGCATGGTTGAAGAAAACGGATAATGGAAAAAAGCGGAAGTTCCGTCTTCGAAGATGCGCAACAGATTCAGCTCAACACGGTCGGCAAGGATGTACCCGTTACCATACCGCAACGAATCCACGCCGGCATAGCTGGCATAACCGGTGCGGTAGGGGATATGCGATAAGGTCATCCCCCAGGCTAAGCGATGTTTTCGGTTGATGTACTGGAATACGCCGGCAACGTCGTAGATCTCACCATTGAGGGAGACCCCGGTGTAGAGTTGATTGTTGCCCAGGATGTCACTGAACAACATATCAATACCTCCCGCCAGACCGGTCTGGGTACCATAGGCATTACTGGTCCCTACACCTACTCCGCTGCTGCCGCCGATATAATCCAGCTGGAATTTGGGTTTGTATGCGATCTGTTTGAACTCCTTTACTGGCGGCGCCGGACGGTTTTCCATAAAGTCCAGATTCGAGTTCACCTGATCGGTTTTACTCAGACCTATGACCGGCAGGGTGGCTGCCGTATAGTCGATGGCATTAGGGTCTGCTTCTTCCATCAGGAAGTCCTCCTTCTGCGCCCGGTTGATGATGTATTTACCGTCCAGATAATTGGAGTAATAGACTTCATCTCTTTTCTTGGAGACAGAAATGGCCGGAGAATATGAGGTTATACCGCTGATACCGACGAGATAATCGGTCATCCTGAATACCTTGTCTTCTGGTACTTTGTAATAATACAGGTTGCGAAAGCCGTCGTGGTCGGATAAGAAATAAATATTTCCCTGACCGTCAAATTCAGGATTGAGGTTATCCGCTCCATGGAAGAAATCGTATTGGGTGATTTCCTTGCTTTCCATATCCATAACGGCAATATTCATGGTGTATTTTCCACGCACGCGGCCATCATCAATCGCCATTTTGTCGGTTGCAAAGACCAGCTTGCTACCGTCCTCCGACCAACTGGGCTGGATCTGACTGTACAGGTCATCGGTGAGCTGCGTCAGCCGCTTGGTCCTAATATCAATCTGGTATAGATCGGATTTACCTTCCGACAACCCGGCAACGACAATGCTGCGTCCATTGGGTGACCAGGTTGGATTGGCAAAAGCCTGTAAATTTTTCGGAGCGATCTCCTCGACGGTCCGACCATTGCTGACATCCTTGATCACGAGGATGTTCCTTCCTTTCTTGAAAGCAACAAATGCGAATCTTTTGGAGTCAGGGGACCAGGTACCGGAAGACTCCAGGTAGTCAATGTTATCCAGGTGTCCGTCCTTGACACGGCTGGACACTTTGCGGATGATCTTGCCATCTTTGGTATCGGCCAGGTACAGGTCGGTGGTGATCAGTTCTTTTTCGGATAAGAAAATGACGTAACGGCCATTCGGGCTCACGACCGGCGAGATGTTCATCTCCCCTCCGTTATCTTCCGTGACAATCTTTCGTCCGAAGCTTGCTTCTTTTTTGTCGGCCAGCAGGGGTGTATAATACGTTTCCAGAGCGGTTTTAAACTGGTTGCTCAGGGTTTCGAAATTGGTATGAAGTACCGATTGTACCGCAACGGGTAGTCCGTATTTGGCCGTGGCTACAAAAAAGGGCTTGATCATTTCGTCCCCGTAAAGTCCGGAGAAAAAAGCCCAGAATGCCTGACCGTAACGGTAGGGGAAGAATTCCGGATTAAAAAGATCTTTCAGGGTGGGTACCTTGTTATTAAGGACAACGTCCCGCATCCACATTGCCGTGTTGGCATCATAACGACCGAGGGACATGTATTCGGCCATACCTTCCACCATCCACAATGGCAGGTTCTGCAGGCTGGCCAGGTTAGTCGAATCACCGGTGAGGATCATATGATACTGGAATGCATGAACCATCTCATGGCCCAGCACGTGGTTGGTCTGTTGGTTGGTCATGGTCAGCGGCATGACCACCCGGTTTTTCAAAGCTTCCGTGACCCCGCCGGTACCGATGCCGATCGAACCTGAGATGGCATTGGTCTGCTGGAAATCCGAGTGATCGTTGTAAAACAGGATCGGATTTTTTTCGGTGAATGTATCCCGCAGCACTTCCTGGTGCATGCTGTACCACAATTCAGACCATTCGCTGAGCCGGTTTATCTCATTGCGGTCCTTCAAATAGGAGTATATGTCAAAATGGGGAGTTTCGATGACTTTGAAATCAAAGTTCTGATACACGGGTTTATTACGGCCAAAGTACTGTGCCTGGGCAGTTTGTGCGGTCAGGATAAGTGCAAAACTCACCCCAATGAAAAGTCTATTCATGGTGTTCAACTTTTTTGGCTGTACTTATTTTAACTATTGTTAAGGTCAAGACGTTTACTGGAAAGCATAGATCTGACGTTAAAGATTGCTTAAACCTTTACTTTTACATCCATCCTCTAATATACGAATACAGTAAATTCCTGATTATGGTTTGTTGGTTCAGCAAATTTCTGCCTGTAGTATTTATCCTGTCAACCTGGGCTTTGCCGGCTCAGAATGTAAGACAAACTCCTTTTGAGCGTGACACCAATTATTCAGCCACCTATGCTGAAGTGATTGATTATTACCAGCAGCTGGCGGGCACAGCGGACCAGATCCGCATGCAACCATTCGGTATGACCGACAGTGGGTTTCCTTTGCACGAGATCATCCTCTCTGCCAATGGCGTTTTTGATCCGGGTATCCTTCGTCAGCAGAACAAGCTGATCCTCTTCATCAATAACGGGATCCATGCCGGCGAACCCTGTGGAGTGGATGCTTCCATGATGTTTGTACGGGATTTACTGGAAGGCAAGATCGATCCAGGCCTGTGGCAGAACGTAGTTGTGGTCCTGATACCGTTTTACAACATTGGCGGTGCTCTCAACCGGGACGCTTTCAGTCGTGCCAATCAAAACGGACCGGCAGAACATGGTTTCAGGGGTAATGCCAGGAACCTGGATCTGAACCGCGACTTTATCAAAAGCGATTCAAAAAATGCACAGAGCTTCCAGCAGTTGTTCTGCAAATGGGACCCGGACGTGTTTCTGGATAATCATACGACCAATGGCGCCGACTATCCATACATTATGACCATTGTGGAGTCCCAGAAAGACAAGGCTTCGCCTCCTTTGGGAGATTATATGCGTAAGGAGTTCTTTCCGGAGATCTACCGCCGGCTCACTGCTTCCGGTTATCCCGCGGTTCCCTATGTGAATGTTGAAAATACGCCGGACCAGGGCATATTTGCTTTTTTTGAGAGCCCCCGGTTTGGCTCCGGATATGCGGCATTACATCACACCATTGCCATGATCTCTGAAGCCCATATGCTGAAGACCTTTGCCCAGCGTGT
This genomic window contains:
- a CDS encoding HD domain-containing protein; amino-acid sequence: MATDRISIAEAFVKDLLHRELGPEYAYHNWEHTEKVFEQARKLGHMAKLNPEDTEILLLAALFHDAGFIYDYDQHEDQSKDIARKFLKENEVPEGTIKTVCQVIEATRRDVKPTTHLQALLKDADVANLADPDYAIWSERLRQELTAIHDDKIKKKGWLKTNIDFFTHHEYYSEEGKKLLGKGKEANLDLLLLKRQEQLLEQAKALRPSSHLSRSLAQNRPAQNQFKTSLRNHVNLSSIADNKANHMLSVNALILSISLPFLGSILKSNQQLLIPTLMLIVVCVIAIIFATLATRPVKMSGITLQEDIDKNKSNLFFFGNFFKMTYEDYERGIKHIVAEDDRLDQSITRDLFYLGKALGQKYTYLRHCYNFFMYGIVITAFAFMIAFLSGANTL
- a CDS encoding SdiA-regulated domain-containing protein encodes the protein MVGSWNKLMVLWGLILSIWQLHCQLTTPVIGAPLPYETGEPDATYQLPGILREISGLAWYDDTLWAIQDEDGLLFKMVPQDQEINITNFQFGPKDDYEALEWMDGYCYVVTSEAKLWQIDPKNKTSRRLPSFWGKKHNVEGLTVTEDGHGLWVAAKEDQHDEERAVIAIDPNNLDASSKSRFSISDDKIRSFIKAQNNTGLKVPDKIDFHSSSIALNPLTGELFVLSSPEPQLLVLDPKGKIKSWQRLSSLLYPQPESMCFAPDGTLYIANEGKHGAATLLVFHPKKS
- a CDS encoding PD40 domain-containing protein, whose translation is MNRLFIGVSFALILTAQTAQAQYFGRNKPVYQNFDFKVIETPHFDIYSYLKDRNEINRLSEWSELWYSMHQEVLRDTFTEKNPILFYNDHSDFQQTNAISGSIGIGTGGVTEALKNRVVMPLTMTNQQTNHVLGHEMVHAFQYHMILTGDSTNLASLQNLPLWMVEGMAEYMSLGRYDANTAMWMRDVVLNNKVPTLKDLFNPEFFPYRYGQAFWAFFSGLYGDEMIKPFFVATAKYGLPVAVQSVLHTNFETLSNQFKTALETYYTPLLADKKEASFGRKIVTEDNGGEMNISPVVSPNGRYVIFLSEKELITTDLYLADTKDGKIIRKVSSRVKDGHLDNIDYLESSGTWSPDSKRFAFVAFKKGRNILVIKDVSNGRTVEEIAPKNLQAFANPTWSPNGRSIVVAGLSEGKSDLYQIDIRTKRLTQLTDDLYSQIQPSWSEDGSKLVFATDKMAIDDGRVRGKYTMNIAVMDMESKEITQYDFFHGADNLNPEFDGQGNIYFLSDHDGFRNLYYYKVPEDKVFRMTDYLVGISGITSYSPAISVSKKRDEVYYSNYLDGKYIINRAQKEDFLMEEADPNAIDYTAATLPVIGLSKTDQVNSNLDFMENRPAPPVKEFKQIAYKPKFQLDYIGGSSGVGVGTSNAYGTQTGLAGGIDMLFSDILGNNQLYTGVSLNGEIYDVAGVFQYINRKHRLAWGMTLSHIPYRTGYASYAGVDSLRYGNGYILADRVELNLLRIFEDGTSAFFHYPFSSTMRVEGSIGTSYRYFRWDQYHNYYDGFGQLIYQERERQKLEGDLNLGGYIIRKTFMHNANVALVGDNSYFGLTSPLAGYRYRIGAEKYFGGYDFYTTLIDVRKYIRVNPVTFAFRAMQYSRFGVDANAFYPLFIGEMGLVHGYRYGLRDEIEQRYGINFNQLSGSKMAMVNFETRLPFTGPERLSLIKSKALFTELNYFIDGGVAFDSFSEFKDPAEGPLTTKPAVVFSTGLGLRINVFGALIVEPYLAFPIQKNTKGSFGINLVPGW
- a CDS encoding M14 family metallopeptidase, whose translation is MVCWFSKFLPVVFILSTWALPAQNVRQTPFERDTNYSATYAEVIDYYQQLAGTADQIRMQPFGMTDSGFPLHEIILSANGVFDPGILRQQNKLILFINNGIHAGEPCGVDASMMFVRDLLEGKIDPGLWQNVVVVLIPFYNIGGALNRDAFSRANQNGPAEHGFRGNARNLDLNRDFIKSDSKNAQSFQQLFCKWDPDVFLDNHTTNGADYPYIMTIVESQKDKASPPLGDYMRKEFFPEIYRRLTASGYPAVPYVNVENTPDQGIFAFFESPRFGSGYAALHHTIAMISEAHMLKTFAQRVRGAYSLEMHLLEILTEQGSKIRALREEAKQLAREQQDFPVAWELDLNQKDSILFSGYEATYKPSLVTGQKRMYYDHSKPYRKYIPFYNTYIPSRTIHRPEAYLLPQAYDDIIDRLRWNGVQMRQLTADTTLELEMYSITDFRSPSNPYEGHYLHTKVAVLAQTRSWNYHKGDYVIPTDQPAVRFIIETLEPEATDSYFAWNYFDAILGQKEYFSSYVFEDTAADLLAKDPQLAAEFEAKKQADADFAANARAQLNFVYQHSPYYEKTFRLYPVGRILRQ